The following DNA comes from Methanosarcina vacuolata Z-761.
GATAAAAACCGAGGATCACCAAAATATGATTCTACTGTTCAGGAATGCATCGACATGGGAGTAGAGTTTAAATGCTGCCAGCTTGCCTCTGATATGATTGGGCTTAAAAAAGAAGAATTGATCCCTGGAATCAAATTTATCTGTTCAAAAGAAGTGGCTGAACTCTTTTTGAGATACACAGAAGAAAACCAGCTAATTATTACCTTATAAGCCTTAGATTCCCCAAAAAGCTGCGGAATGCCTTAAAGTCGCTTCATGAACCAGACAATAAATTCTTGGCCAGTGGTTTTAATTATAAACGTATTGTCAATTTTTTCTACCTATCTATTTTTTGTCAGTTCGTCAGGATTTCGGGTATGCATTATTACCACTTTGTTGAGGGATATAATAGTGTGCGAGATCTGAGACATATTGCGTTTTTTATAAAAATGAACGACCTGAAAGCAGTTCGCATATTATTAGTTAGTTGATGTTGTTTCCAAAACACTTTTAGTGGTGCATCATGCTTTTTGTGCAATTAAATAAGGTTAATAGCAAGCTTGATGTACAAAACATAAGAAGTTTTTTTCATTGTGTCCAACCAGAGGTTTTTTTCATTATTTTCAACCAGAGATTTTTTTTTCATTATGTTTTACTCAGAAGCTGCTTTTATTACGTCCAATCAGAGCCTGCTTTTTTACATTTCATCCTCACGTTTCAGAATACAATATAATCACCAGATAAAAAAATGTATATATTATGAACAATTCAATAAATTAATGAAATTTACTACATTTTTTGTCGAAGATAACAAAATTAAGAGCAATTTGTTACTTTTGGCGTCAAGACTGCATTGAGTTGAAAAATAGAAACTATGCAGTGAATTTTTAAATTTGGAGGAATATATAAATGGTCTCTGACTACAGATACAAGCCCCAGGTCTATTTTGCTGCGACTTTTATCGTAACTTATGCTTTCTGGTTTGCAGGAGCATATCTAAGTTTTCAGGATGAAAAAAATGGACTTTATATGTTATTTATGCTTATTGGATTGATAGTGCCTTTTATAATCTCGTTTTTTATGATTTTTACGTCAAAAAATTCGGATTTAAAAAAGGATTTTATTAACAGGCTTATCAACCTCAGGCTAATAAGGCCAGGAATGCTTCCACTATTTTTCTTGATAATGCCTCTAGCTGTTCTCGTATCTATCTTCATTTCGCTTTCGTTTGGAGGATCAGTTTCGCAGTTTCAACTTGCTGATGGTTTCTCTTTCTCGACAGGGTCTGTACCTACGTTGGTTTTTCTTATGCTTGCCGCATGTTTTGAAGAGCTCGGATGGAGGGGATATGCATTTGACAGTTTGCAGAGCCGGCACACCTACTTCATGGCATCAATAATTTTCAGTATACTATGGTCTCTCTGGCACTTTCCTCTGATATTTGTCAATAACTTCTATCAGTATGAAATTTATCATGAAAACATATGGTATGCAGTGAACTTTTTTGTCGGCATTATCCCTATGGGAGTATTTGTCAGCTGGATATGCATTAAAAATGGAAAAAGTATTCCTGCAGCAATTCTCTTTCACTTTATCATAAATATCTGCCAGGAAGCACTGAATATGACTCAGACGACCAAGTGCATTGAGACTCTGGTTATTACTGTAATTATTGCTATTATTATTGTATTAGACAAAGAGATGTTTTTTTCAAAAGTAAGCCCTATTCCTGAGACTCAAAATCTCGCTCCTGGAACTCAAAATCCGGTTTCTGAGGCTCACTAAATGACAGACGAATCCGAAAAAATGACGGTTGAACAAAAAAATCTTTATTCCTTATTTTTATTTATCTGGTTTGGACAATTTATCTCAGTAATAGGCACCGGGCTTACCATTTTCTCTTTAGGGGTATACGTATATCAGCAAACAAATACTACTTCCAGCTATGTTTTCATACTAATGTGTGTCTTTTTACCGCCCTTTCTGCTAAAGCCCTATGGGGGTATACTGGCAGACCGTTACGACAGACGTTTAATGATGATTTTAGGAGACTTAGGAGCAACTCTTGGGCTTCTTTTCATATTCTTTATGATGCTAAAAGGAAACATTCAACTCTGGCAAATTTACCTTGGGATTGCAACAAGTTCTGTTTTTTCGGCTTTTCAGGAACCAGCCTATAAAGCTTTAATTACTGACCTCTTACCTGAAGCTCAATATGCCAGAGCAAGTGGGCTGGTGCAGCTAGCAAGTTCTGCTCAATATTTAATTTCTCCTTTTTTAGCCGGAGTTTTGTTAACAATAATTGATATTAAATTTATATTCTTAATCGATACCACCACTCTCTTAATTTCCAGTTCTATTGTCATCTGGATAAGAAATATTTCAGGAAAGGTAAAAATAGACCAGCATAAACAAAACATCATAGCGGACCTTAAAGAGGGAATGAAAGAGTTCTCTAATAATAGAGGCGTAGTTAATCTGGTTATTATTACCATGATCACACTTTTTTTTGTCGGATTGCTTCAGTCTCTTTTTATTCCACTGCTGCTGAGCTTAACAACAGTAAAAACAGTGGGGATCTCTCAATCAATATGTGCTTCAGGCATACTAATCGGAAGCCTGTTTATTGGAGTATTTGGCAGCAAGAACAGGTATGTAAAAACATTATCGATTTCTTTGTTCCTGTCAGGTATATTCTTTGCAAACTTAGGACTTTCAAAGAATATCATATTTGTTACTCTAGCAGGATTCATGTTTTTTGCCACTTTGCCTTTTATTAACACTTCTATTGAGGTCTTAATTAGAAAAAACATTGACAATAGAAAACAAGGGCGCGTATGGTCTCTCATTTCCATGATTACTTATCTTGGTTCCATAATGGCTTTTGCAGTTGCAGGTTTTTTAGCCGATAAAATTTTCAACCCTCTTTTAGAGGTGGATGGTCTACTGGCTGAAACGGCAGGTCTTATTGCTGGAACCGGAGAAAACAGGGGGATTGCCCTTATGTTTATAATCTCCGGATTAATGATATCCATGATTGCTTTATTGATCTGGCAAAACGAAAAAATAAAAAAATTAGAATATATTGAAAGTCAGGATCAAGGCATGAACCTATCCTTTCAGCCAGGCTGATAAATTAATGGGCATTCACACTTGTTTATCATGAAAAATATTCATGAGAAATGCTTCCGGACTCTATGAAAATTTTCCGGCCCATAGGAACCATTTCACTCAAACTTCAATAATGACCTCCTGCCTGTTTATGCTGCGGACTTGCAAGAACGATCCAGTATAGCAGATAATGTTATAATGACCCAAAAAAACCTGTAATTTTCTTCTTTTAGGGGGATCAATGACGGAAATCCTCACAAATGGTAGAAATTTTATTAAAAGTACCCGCATGATTTTTTAATAAATACAAAATCTGTAAATTTTACTGCGGAAAATGCGTTACAAGTCTCAGTTACCAAACTATCAAATTATCTTGTCCAGCATTCCAGTAATAAGCTGTAAGTCAATTCCTGTTCCACTGATTAGTAAGCGTTCTTTTTTATTGCCAAGTAACTTCTGTGTCCAGTCAACGAAGCCACCGTCTACAAGTTCTATACCTTCAACAGTAATCTTGAAATTAATACCTTGATAGTAACTGTTTTCAGTTTCTTCTACATTCATTATAAAATCAGTATATGGATATATCTCGCGAAGATGGCAATGAATTCTATCAATAAATCCAATTTTATCAGTATAGCCATTTCTTACGTTCAGAGTTACTGTGAGTTTATGCCCTAATTTCTCTTCGAAATAGTTTATATAAAACTGCATATGTCTGGCTATTGCATCCTTTTCAAAACCATAAGACCCTCTGTTTTTGCCAGAACTAACAATAGTAAACAAGCTAAAATGAGGAACAAATTCGTCAGTCTTATACATTTGTCCGCGAGTAACTCTGCAGGTTGCGGATAAATGGACAGGACTTTTTGTGTTATCAATGGTTTTATTCTTTATTCCATTTGCAAGGTATATGGCGAGCATATTGGTGCTGTCTGCAATTAGCTCCAATCCTCTTGTTGCGGAGATAACATTGTTTTGATCAACTTTAGCTATAACAGAACAGCTCCCCAAAAGGCTTGCAGGAGAAAGTAAAACTGATATAAACCCTGAGGCTTCTGCCATTTCGAGCATCATAATTTCTACTTTCTTGACTTTAATGGGATTAAGTTCAGAAGGCTTTACAAATCTGTTGGATTCATACTTGCTTAATATATCACTCGGAGTATTTTTATTCGTCATTTCTTTTGAAAGGACAAGCAAAAATGTGGTGATTTCAGACTGTGACAGCCTGGTTGTAAGTTCATTAATTAAGTTTTTGTTGCCTGCTTTTTCAAGTACATTTTCAATTATATTTTGCTGTTTCATTATCACTCCACTCTAATTTCTTTTTTGTTTATTGAGAGGCATTGTCGGGTCAGTTGAAGAACACTTTCGAATATCTGGATTTTATCGACTTTAGGGATCAGTGGAACTGTTTATCCAACCATCCAGCATTTTTTCCATCCACACGTTTCTATCCACTTGTTTCTATCCACTTGTTTCTATCCACTTGTTTTCTATCCACTCGTTTTCCCTATTTTTTACAGGCAGTCTAAACCTAATTACCGCTTACTACCAACAGTAATAGAAATTTTTGTTGACTTATCAGAAGCCCATAACCTATAATTGGAACTGAAAATCCTTATAGAGAATAACCGTCTCTAAGAGAGTGTCTTAAAGTGAATAGTGCCATATGAAACGGCGTTCCATGACCTGGGTAGACGATATTTATCTTCATGCTTTCCATTTTTTAATACTGAGAGCTCATCCCATAACCAATTTTATTTTCACATAAAAAGAGTTTCAGAACCATTTCCATGATCCAAACCTCGATTGTTCATTAAACATTTGAAATTCAGAGAAGCAATTTTAAGTTTTGGGATGAGCTCTGATACTAAAATACGTAGAACACCGATAATGGAGCATCTCTAACTGCCTTTTTTATACTCTTATGGATTTAAGTAAGGTTATCGTAAAACAAAAGTTTTTGTGGTTGCAAAATCGGAGGATGGATAGATGAGTGCTGAGATCTATGAAGTTGTATTAAGTGATTTTGATGAGATTATCGAGCTTCTTAAGCAACTTTGGCCCGACAAAACATTGAACTGCAATGCATTAATGAAAATAATTTCCAATGGCATTGAATCTAAAGATAGTATCTATCTATGTGCTAAAGTTAATGATAAGGTAGTCGGGTTCTGTTCTTTGATAATTAGAGAGAGTCTCTGGCAGGAAGATCTAGTAGGACATATAAATGAATTGATAATCGACAAATCATTTAGACGCATGAATCTTGGCACTGAGTTATTAGACACTGCTATTGCTGCCGCAAAGAAAAAAGGATGCAAACTAATCGAACTCGATTCGGCATTTCACCGTGAAGATGCACATAAATTCTATGAAAATATCGGCTTCACAAAGAGGGCATATCTTTTTTCAAAAGAAATATAACCCAAAGTCTCCTGGTATGACACTAAAGAGCACAAAGATAAACGTGCAAAAACTACTAAAAAAGAGGCTCTTCGTTGTTTTGTGTGGATATCCTCGTAATGTCTTCATAAAAACCAATGCGGTCTCGAATTGAAAATCATCTTATCCACAAGGAATGACGAAGAGCCAAAAAAGAAAAAAGGAAAGTAGATGCGGTGCACATTTTCTCAGTGCTTTTCGCATCTTTTATGGTTGTAAAGGTTTTTTGGTTTTAGATAAAGCAGTTTGATCAAATTCTCCTATTTATCGACTTTTACTCTTTCTTTTTTCCTTCAATGTAAATTGCTGGCCTGAGAGGTTCAGCAAACCTTGACTTCTTTTCAGGGTCAAAGGCAGGAGAATCCGCACTGTGGACTTCAACAGGGCAGCCAATCTCTTTTTCCAGGAAGGAAACCGATTCTTTCAAGAGAGCCTTTTCATCAATATCAGGGCCTGTAAGGATTTCATACCTGTCTGAGCTTCCGCTTTTGAACTCCGGAACGATTTTCTGTACAAACTTCGGGATCTCCTTGCCGAAGCGTTTGAAGTCGGGGTTTGCCATCAGCTTTTTAATAAGGGTGCCTACTTCGAGAGAGCATTCAAGCTGCATCTCGCAGGCGCACCTTATCGCTTCGGCTTTCCAGGCAGGAGCCGTGTAGAGGTGGACCTTCTGCGGGGTCATCTTTGTTACCCTTATAATCTCCTCAATGTCTTCCAGGGTTCCCTTTATCGTTTCTTCGGCAAGCTCCGCGCCGTCATCTATCAGATCTTCATTATATAGCGGGTACTGGGCAAGAGAGACCGGGTCCTTATGCCCCATTGCTTCCCATATTTCCTCACAGAGATGCGGGGTAAAAGGAGACATAAGCCTGACCCAGTTATCCAGCACATAGTAGAGCAGGGTCTCTCCTCCCCTTCTCTGGTACCACTTAATATCGTTTTGCAGCAGGAAGAAAGAGTTCTGGATTGCTTCCCTTGTCTGGATAGAGTAAAGGGCTGCATTTGTATCCCGGATATAGTTCTGTATCCTCGAGAGTATCCAGCGGTCGATCTGCTTTAGCTCGGTGCTCAGATCTGCACGTTTTCCACTTTCTATGACATTCTTTGCAAAAGAATAAAATCTGTCCACCTGCCTTCTGGCAGACTCGATACCTGTTTTCTGCCAGTCTGCATCCTGCGTCTGTTCGGCTGTTGAAAGGATATACATTCTTGTTATGTCCGCTCCGTAAGTGCTGACT
Coding sequences within:
- a CDS encoding GNAT family N-acetyltransferase, with the translated sequence MSAEIYEVVLSDFDEIIELLKQLWPDKTLNCNALMKIISNGIESKDSIYLCAKVNDKVVGFCSLIIRESLWQEDLVGHINELIIDKSFRRMNLGTELLDTAIAAAKKKGCKLIELDSAFHREDAHKFYENIGFTKRAYLFSKEI
- the mmrce1 gene encoding MmRce1 family CPBP family CAAX prenyl protease; amino-acid sequence: MVSDYRYKPQVYFAATFIVTYAFWFAGAYLSFQDEKNGLYMLFMLIGLIVPFIISFFMIFTSKNSDLKKDFINRLINLRLIRPGMLPLFFLIMPLAVLVSIFISLSFGGSVSQFQLADGFSFSTGSVPTLVFLMLAACFEELGWRGYAFDSLQSRHTYFMASIIFSILWSLWHFPLIFVNNFYQYEIYHENIWYAVNFFVGIIPMGVFVSWICIKNGKSIPAAILFHFIINICQEALNMTQTTKCIETLVITVIIAIIIVLDKEMFFSKVSPIPETQNLAPGTQNPVSEAH
- a CDS encoding MFS transporter; translation: MTDESEKMTVEQKNLYSLFLFIWFGQFISVIGTGLTIFSLGVYVYQQTNTTSSYVFILMCVFLPPFLLKPYGGILADRYDRRLMMILGDLGATLGLLFIFFMMLKGNIQLWQIYLGIATSSVFSAFQEPAYKALITDLLPEAQYARASGLVQLASSAQYLISPFLAGVLLTIIDIKFIFLIDTTTLLISSSIVIWIRNISGKVKIDQHKQNIIADLKEGMKEFSNNRGVVNLVIITMITLFFVGLLQSLFIPLLLSLTTVKTVGISQSICASGILIGSLFIGVFGSKNRYVKTLSISLFLSGIFFANLGLSKNIIFVTLAGFMFFATLPFINTSIEVLIRKNIDNRKQGRVWSLISMITYLGSIMAFAVAGFLADKIFNPLLEVDGLLAETAGLIAGTGENRGIALMFIISGLMISMIALLIWQNEKIKKLEYIESQDQGMNLSFQPG
- a CDS encoding DsrE family protein yields the protein MAKVEKVLLLLKNMVYESTSPQETLKFAKYYRSKGFKVLVILWGPMGVLLAKKDKNRGSPKYDSTVQECIDMGVEFKCCQLASDMIGLKKEELIPGIKFICSKEVAELFLRYTEENQLIITL